The Deinococcus wulumuqiensis R12 genome has a window encoding:
- a CDS encoding 3-isopropylmalate dehydratase small subunit: protein MPTVHVFARDHINTDEIIPARHLTTDVESELAKYAMEDYDKDFVRRVKAGDIIVAGADFGCGSSREHAVWALRGAGVAAVIAPNFARIYYRNSINNGFLALECDGIVEAFEDGDEADLDLTAGTISNRRTGQTLTFVPVPQFALDVQKAGGWLEYMKAGEDVEGERLDNASTSAGHGHAGTPLGDDPAKEDGPRPAQVTRPQEKHHA from the coding sequence ATGCCCACTGTTCACGTCTTTGCCCGTGACCACATCAACACCGACGAAATCATTCCCGCCCGCCACCTGACCACCGATGTGGAGTCGGAGCTGGCGAAGTACGCGATGGAGGACTACGACAAGGACTTCGTGCGGCGCGTGAAGGCAGGCGACATCATCGTGGCCGGGGCCGACTTCGGCTGCGGGTCGAGCCGCGAACACGCGGTGTGGGCGCTGCGCGGCGCGGGCGTGGCGGCGGTCATCGCGCCCAACTTCGCCCGCATCTATTACCGCAACTCCATCAACAACGGCTTCCTGGCGCTGGAGTGTGACGGCATCGTGGAAGCCTTCGAGGACGGCGACGAGGCCGACCTCGACCTGACGGCGGGCACCATTTCCAACAGGCGAACCGGGCAGACGCTGACCTTCGTGCCGGTGCCGCAGTTCGCGCTCGACGTGCAAAAAGCGGGCGGCTGGCTGGAATACATGAAAGCGGGCGAGGACGTGGAAGGCGAGCGGCTCGACAACGCGAGCACCTCGGCGGGCCACGGCCACGCGGGCACGCCGCTGGGTGACGACCCGGCCAAGGAAGACGGCCCCCGCCCCGCGCAGGTCACGCGCCCACAGGAGAAGCATCATGCCTAA
- the leuB gene encoding 3-isopropylmalate dehydrogenase, translating to MPKVITLPGDGIGPEVTAAAVQVLREVAPDVTLEEHALGGGAYDAHGDPFPARTRDALAEADAVLLGTVGGAHDSAWNKLPRHLRPESGLLALRKALGCYANLRPVRVQPGLEHLSPLKPELARGVDILIVRELLGGIYFDGDRQIEGDSAYNTMRYTTAEVERVAKVAFWAAEQRKGRVTSVDKANVLEVSELWRRDVQALRDREYRSIHLNHEYVDSVAMLIVADPSRYDVIVTENLFGDILSDLAAVIPGSLGLMPSASLGDGPGLFEPIHGSAPDIAGKGVANPAAAIMSVGMLLRHGLERPDAANQVDRAVALALREQPTRDLGGQADTRTFTRAVMRALGASPSVG from the coding sequence ATGCCTAAAGTCATCACCCTGCCCGGCGACGGCATCGGCCCCGAGGTGACTGCCGCAGCGGTTCAGGTGCTGCGCGAGGTGGCGCCCGACGTCACACTGGAGGAACACGCCCTCGGCGGCGGCGCCTACGACGCGCACGGCGACCCCTTTCCTGCCCGAACCCGTGACGCGCTGGCCGAGGCCGACGCGGTGCTGCTCGGCACGGTGGGCGGCGCCCACGACAGCGCGTGGAACAAGCTGCCCCGGCACCTGCGCCCCGAATCCGGCCTGCTGGCACTTCGCAAGGCCCTGGGCTGCTACGCCAACCTGCGCCCGGTGCGTGTGCAGCCGGGACTGGAGCACCTCTCGCCGCTCAAGCCCGAGCTGGCGCGCGGCGTGGACATCCTCATCGTGCGTGAGCTGCTGGGCGGCATCTATTTCGACGGGGACCGCCAGATCGAGGGCGACAGCGCCTACAACACCATGCGCTACACCACCGCCGAGGTCGAGCGGGTGGCGAAAGTGGCGTTCTGGGCCGCCGAACAGCGCAAGGGCCGCGTGACCAGCGTGGACAAGGCGAACGTGCTGGAGGTGTCCGAACTGTGGCGGCGCGACGTGCAGGCGCTGCGGGACCGCGAGTACCGCTCTATTCACCTGAACCACGAGTACGTGGACAGTGTGGCGATGCTGATCGTGGCCGACCCCAGCCGCTACGACGTGATCGTCACCGAAAACCTGTTCGGGGACATCCTTTCCGACCTCGCCGCCGTGATTCCCGGCTCGCTGGGCCTGATGCCCTCGGCGTCCCTGGGCGACGGCCCGGGCCTGTTCGAGCCGATTCACGGCTCCGCCCCCGACATCGCCGGAAAGGGCGTCGCCAACCCCGCCGCCGCCATCATGAGCGTGGGGATGCTGCTGCGTCACGGGCTGGAGCGCCCCGACGCCGCCAACCAGGTGGACCGGGCGGTGGCGCTCGCCCTGCGCGAGCAGCCCACCCGCGACCTCGGCGGGCAGGCCGACACCCGGACCTTCACCCGCGCCGTGATGAGGGCGCTGGGGGCCTCGCCGAGCGTGGGCTGA